Proteins from one Archocentrus centrarchus isolate MPI-CPG fArcCen1 chromosome 8, fArcCen1, whole genome shotgun sequence genomic window:
- the LOC115784161 gene encoding tumor necrosis factor receptor superfamily member 16-like: MTSTLSLVISCALVAAVLASKTERAVLLPCASGRYTRNGECCNECPPGEGVVKKCGLTQTVCAQCLDSETFSENYSHTEQCKPCTQCTGLMRMETPCTDSNDAKCICGYNYFLSSVTGSCEPCTVCPVGQGVYSHCDHNHDTVCEECVDDTFSDQESSLEPCLPCTICEEETETQQAACTAISDTVCYNPNIPTYDTPTSDMDLSSSSFPSIVLPDASYSPLPGGETTTSSAGSPRFLGHGLNENLIPIYCSILAAVVVGLVAYIVFKRWNSCKQNKQAANNRAATNNQMVTPEGEKLHSDSGISVDSQSLQEQQQQQQQQQAQAEVQAQPSHSHTQEQIVVRVDGGPQPDSPPPKV; the protein is encoded by the exons ATGACTTCTACCTTATCGCTGGTCATTTCGTGCGctttg GTGGCAGCAGTGCTGGCGTCCAAGACGGAGCGGGCTGTGCTTCTCCCCTGCGCTTCTGGCAGGTACACCAGGAATGGAGAATGCTGCAATGAGTGTCCACCTGGAGAGGGAGTGGTGAAGAAATGTGGCCTCACTCAGACCGTCTGCGCTCAGTGTTTGGACA GTGAGACCTTCTCAGAGAACTACAGCCATACAGAGCAGTGCAAGCCATGCACTCAGTGTACCGGCTTGATGCGGATGGAGACGCCATGCACTGACTCCAACGATGCCAAATGCATCTGTGGCTATAACTACTTCTTGAGTTCTGTAACTGGCAGTTGTGAGCCGTGTACGGTGTGCCCTGTCGGACAGGGCGTGTACTCCCATTGTGATCACAATCATGACACGGTGTGTGAGGAATGTGTCGATGACACCTTCTCTGACCAGGAAAGCTCCCTCGAACCCTGCCTGCCCTGCACCATCTGTGAGgaggaaactgaaacacagcaggctGCTTGCACGGCGATCAGTGATACTGTCTGCTACA ATCCTAACATTCCTACCTATGACACTCCTACCTCCGACATGGATCTGTCTTCATCCTCCTTCCCCAGTATCGTCCTTCCTGATGCCTCTTACAGCCCACTGCCAGGAGGAGAAACAACTACGTCCAGCGCTGGTTCTCCTCGATTCCTCGGTCATGGCCTCAATGAAAACCTCATCCCTATCTACTGCTCTATCCTGGCCGCTGTGGTGGTGGGCCTAGTGGCTTATATCGTCTTTAAGAG GTGGAATAGCTGCAAACAGAACAAGCAGGCAGCTAATAACCGAGCAGCTACAAACAACCAGATGGTGACACCGGAGGGGGAGAAGTTGCACAGTGACAGTGGGATCTCGGTGGACAGTCAGAgtctgcaggagcagcagcagcaacagcagcagcagcaggcccagGCTGAAGTCCAGGCTCAGCcttcacactctcacacacaggaACAGATAG